TGGTGTTTTAGCCATGCGGAGGCTGTCCATCGCCTGGATCTCTTTACTCATCACCTGTGCTTTTTCACTGTACTGATTGAGTAATTGCTGGATCTCTGAAGTAGCTTCGGAGCCTTTCACGGCTATTTTTTCCAGTTCGTTGTAATCTCCATGGATACTCATGTCTCCTGCATCAAGTCCCAGTACAATGTATTTCCCGTTTTCAAAACGGATGCGGTATAAACCTTGTTCGGTTACCATACCATCCAGCTCAAACTTGCCACTGGCATCTTTTACAGCTGTGGTATCAACTATTTTAGGGCCTTGCAGGGCCATTTCTTCCAGGTAAACTTTTTCTAACGGGGCATTGGCCAGTTGTACATCAATCTTGAATCCGCCTTTTTCCGGGTGGCTGCTACATCCGGCCAGCAAAGCTGCACCGGCACACCAAATGGCTAATTTTTTCATGGGCTTTTCTTTTTACTATATGATGGAATAAAATTAGGGTTAATTAATTGGATGCTCCCCAGCGGTTTTGTTAAATTATGTAGCCGGTTCGGGCATGTTACAACGGGAATATCTTCATTTCCGGGTTAATGCTTTGTAACTTATGGCAATAGACAGCAATGTCATTGCAGTAGCAATATTCCCATTCACGCCAATTTGGATGAACGGCTTATTTAGCTGTTCAACCGTTTCATTAAGAGTTCGTTAGTGAGTTTAGGATCTGCCTTCCCTGCACTGAGTTTCATCACTTCTCCCACAAAAAGCCCGATGAGTCCTTTCTTTCCGGCTTTAAACTCCGCTACTTTGCCCGGGTATTTTGCCAGTACTTCTTCAATCACCGGCAGAATGTTCCCTGCATCATTGTCCTGCAGGAGGTTCAATTCAGTGGCAATCGCCAGTGGATCTTTATCCGGCGCTGTGATCATAGCCGGCAGGATACGGGAGGATGCAATGGAAAAGTTCACTTTTCCATCTGCAATCAATGCAATAAGCGCTGCCAGCGATGTGGGTGTAAGCGGAAATGCCTCCATACCGGCATTCTGTTCATTCAGCCATGATTTAACAGGTCCTAGTATCCAGTTGGCCGCAGCCTTGTGATGTGGGGTGGCGTTGATCAGTGCTTCAAAATAAACGGCAGTGGCTTTATCATCACAGATCACGCGGGCATCATATTCAGGAAGCCCCAGTTGCTGTGTATAACGGGCCAGCATTTCTTCCGGCAGTTCCGGCAAAGTGGCGCGCACCTCATCCAGGTATGCTTCTGTAATGCGGAATGGTGCCAGGTCCGGCTCCGGGAAATAACGGTAGTCGTTGGCTTCTTCTTTGGACCGGAGCGGGAAAGAACTGCCATTGGATGCATCAAAACTGCGTGTTTCCTGCACAATGCGTTCTCCGCCTTCCACCAGTTCTATCTGGCGTTTGATCTCATTATCTATAGCCCGTTTGACGTTGCGGATAGAGTTCATGTTTTTTACTTCCACCTTGGTTCCCAGGCTGGTATCACCTTTCAGGCGGATGGAAATGTTTGCATCGCAACGCATACTGCCTTCTTCCATATTACCATCACACACATCCAGCCAACGTACCAGGCGGCGCATTTCTGTCAGGTATGCATATGCTTCATCACTGGTATGAAGGTCCGGCTCTGTTACAATCTCCACCAGGGGTACTCCTGCGCGGTTGTAATCCACCATGGTATTCTGAGGGTCCAGGTCGTGAATGGATTTTCCGGCATCTTCTTCCAGGTGAATCCGGTTCAGCCGGATGTTGCGGCTGTTGCCCTCTGTAAAAATGGGCACATGGCCTCCAATGCAGATAGGTGCTGTATGCTGGCTGATCTGGTAACCTTTTGGAAGATCAGGGTAGAAGTAATTCTTACGGGCAAAGAAGTTTTCCCGCTCAATCTCGCAATGGCAGGCAAATCCAAGACGTACCGCCAGTTCTACCGCTTTCTTGTTCAGAAAAGGTAAAGTACCCGGGTGCCCAAGGGTAATGGGGCTGATATGCGTGTTGGGTAAACCGCCAAATGCCGCGCTGTCACTGGTGAAAAGCTTACTTTGCGTCAATAGCTGGGCATGTACCTCCAGGCCTATCACTGCTTCATATTTGTTATAATCGATGCTCGCGCTCATACTATTAATCCGTACTGATTCGCACAAAGATATTCAAACTGCAAAAAAGCAGGGAATTTTCGCGAAATTGTAACATATCATTTCTATAATTCTATCGTTATGGCCTCTATTTCCGATGTACATGCCGCCCAGCGTAGCTTTTTCGATTCCGGCGCCACCCGTTCCCTTGCATTCCGCAAGTCTCAGCTGAAAAAACTGAAAGCCACGCTGAAAAAACATGAAACCGCTATCCTGGAGGCTTTGCAGGCTGATCTGTCCAAACATCCGCTGGAGGCGTTTTCAAGTGAAGTGGGCCTGTTATTCGATGAAATAGACCATACCCTCACCAATTTAAGGGAATGGATGCGCCCCCAGGCTGTCAGTTCCCCACTGATGCATTATCCCTCCGCCAGCAAGATCTACCGGGAACCGAAAGGGCTTACCCTGCTGATAGGTCCCTGGAATTATCCTTTCCAGTTACTCATAAATCCGCTGATAGGAGCCATAGCAGCAGGGAATTGTGCCATCCTGAAACCATCGGAACTGGCCCCGCAAACGGAGGCCATTACCCAAAAAGTGATCAAAGATGCCTTTGATCCTGCATTTGTGGCTGTGATTACAGGAGAAGGCCATACCGTGATCCCGGAGATCATGCAAAACCGTTTCGATCATATTTTCTTTACCGGCAGCATCCCCGTTGGGCGTAAGATCCTGGAAATGGCCGCCCCGCATTTAACACCTGTAACATTAGAGCTGGGAGGAAAAAGCCCCTGCATTGTTGATAAAGGCGCAGACATTAAAACTGCCGCTAAAAGGATCATATGGGGTAAATGCTGGAATGCAGGCCAAACCTGTATTGCACCGGATTATATATTAGCACATGAAAGTGTGATGGCCCCCCTCATCGAAGAAATGAAAGCAGCCATTACCCGTTTCTTTGGAGAAGATGTGTCACAGAGTAAAGATTATCCCCGCATCATCAATGAAAAAAGATTTGATCAGCTGGTCACATACCTGCAGCAGGGGACTATTGTAGCAGGCGGGCAAACAGACAGGGCACATAAATACATTGCACCCACCATCCTCACCAATGTTTCATTTGACGCAGCTGTAATGAAGGATGAGATCTTCGGTCCCATCCTGCCGGTGCTCCCATACAACACAGCAGATGAAGCCATAAAGATGATCGCGAAAAATCCATATCCCTTATCGTTATACATCTTTTCAAACAGCCGCCGCACGGAGAAAACGTTTATAGATAAAGTAGCTTTTGGAGGTGGTTGTATCAATAACACACTCGTACATTTTACCAATGCAGACCTGCCTTTCGGAGGGATTGGTTACAGTGGCATGGGCCGCTATCACGGACGTTCCAGTTTTGATGAATTCACGCATTTTAAAGGTGTGATGAAAACCGCTACCTGGCTGGATGTGCCGGTGAAATATCCGCCGTTTAAGAATAAGCTGAAGCTGGCGAAATTGATGATGAGGTAAAAAAACTCCGCCCTCTGCTGCGCGGCAAGGTCTCCGCCCAAACAAAAAACGGCCCGCATGACACGAGCCGCTTCCTTTTGCTTTACACTAAACTAAACTATAATTTTTCACCCTTCGTTACTGTATGCAACTACAGGTTCTCAGTGTTTAATTTCTTCGGAATTGTAATGGTCAGCGTTTGTGTACTTCCATTCCTTTTCACTTTTGCCGTGATGCTTTTGGCTTCTTTACTGTCTCTGTACAACTGCACAACATCCTTCGCATCCTTCACAGGTTTGCCTGCTAACTCCGTGATCACATCCTTCTCTTTAAACCCTGCTTTATCAGCAGCAGTGCCATCCGCTACATCCAATACCACAGCACCATTCGATTCTTCTGTATCTTGTACGGAAAGTCCCAGCCTTGTAGCGTTCCTGTCTTTAAAGAACTCTGCAAAAGGATATTCCCGTCCATCAGGTGTATTGCCAAAAGGACTTCTGCCATCAGGCATCCTGAATTGATATTGATTACCACCTCCTGGTCCTAAACGTAAAGAACGGGGAGCATCTTGTCTTTTCTCAAGCGTTGCGGTAGCCTTTTGCTCTTTGCCATTACGCAGGTAAGAAACAGTGATCTTATCACTTGGTTTCAGTGCACCGATCGCTTCATACAATTCCTGAGGTTCCAGTATCTTTTTATCATTGATGCCCGTGATCACATCACCCTCTTTCAATCCTGCTTTTTCAGCAGCGCTGCCTTCTGCAACTTCGGTGATCGTAGCACCTTTGGCATCTTCTTTTTTGGTGATAACACCGAGTACTGCCGGGTTGGGAGAGATGGATAATTCCTGTTCTTCAAAAGGAGAACCTGGCGGCAGATTGCCATTCCTTGGTGTGATCACCCGGCGGCGGACAATGATATCCTTATCATTGAACTCATCTAATTTCTTCCCGTCTGCAAACACCTCTCCGTCTTTGATCTCAATAGTCACTTTTGCGTTCTTGTCAGCGCCTTTTCGTTTGATGATGATCTCATCATATTCACCCAGTTTGGTAGAAGGCCTTTCCTGGGAAAAAGCCGGCAGAGCCATTGTCATAGCCCCTAAGCTGAATACGAATAATAGTTTACGCATACAATATCGGGTTTTATATATCGCAAATCTAAGGGGTAATCGGGGTAATAAAATGTTAAAAAAGGACAGGCGGGCAAAGGTATTTTATACCCCGGCCCGCCCGTCTGTTATAGTATTTCGGAGACCTCCAGGTCTCCGGTATTTTCGTTGACCGGCTGCTTAAAGGATCCCCTTCACCTGCGCAATCACCTGTTGCAACTGACTTACATCCTGCCCGCCGGCTGTAGCCTGAGTAGCTTGTCCGCCGCCACCTCCTTTGATCAGAGGTGCCACCTGTTCTTTAATGATCTTCTGTGCATTCAGCCCTTTCTCTTTCACGAGGTCCTCAGATAAGATAACAGCCACCTGTGCCTTCCCGGCTACATTCGCAGCCAGTACAATTACATAAGGTACGGTAAGCAGGTCTTTTACATTGGTGGCACATTGCCTTACCATATCTGCACTGCCAACTTCTACCACTGCACCCAGGAACTGCACCCCATTCACAGCCACAGCCTGCTGAGGCAAAGTAGCTGCCAATTGCTGCGCCTGCTTAGCTTCCATAGATGCCAGCTGTTTCTCCAAAGTTGTTTTATCATTCGCCAGGTTCTCAATAGCTTTTACTATATCCTTTGGATTCTTCAATTGTGCTTTCACTTCTTTCAGTTGCTGCAATTGTTCATTTACAAACGCTTCCGCTTTTGCACCTGTTACTGCTTCAACACGGCGCACACCTGCAGCCACAGCACTTTCAGCAATGAATTTGAACAATCCTAACTCCCCGGTATTACCAACATGCGTACCACCGCAAAGCTCAATAGAATAAGATGGATCGATGGTAACAACGCGAACAGTTTCACCGTACTTCTCCCCGAAAAGTGCCATAGCACCTAGTTTCAGGGCTTCTTCACGAGGCAGTTCTTTTATCACCACAGGAATATTCTCCCGTATCTTTTCATTCACGATCGCTTCAATCGCAGCCAGTTCTTCATCTGTTACTTTCGCAAAATGAGAGAAGTCGAAACGCAGGTAATCTGCATTTACTAAAGAGCCTTTCTGTGCAACATGTGTTCCCAGCACAGCTCTTAAAGCAGCATGCAATAAGTGTGTGGCAGAGTGATGGCGTTCTGTGTTTTTCCTTTTGGAAGCATCCACCGTTGCCTGTACAGTACCTGTAAGATCAGCCGGTAAAGCATCCACAAAATGAACGATCAGATCATTCTCTTTTTTGGTATCCGTAACGGTAATGAGCTCTCCGTTAAAATCCAGCGTACCGGTATCTCCTACCTGTCCGCCACTCTCTGCATAAAAAGGAGTTCTGTCCAACACTATTTGGTATTGCTCTTTCCCTTTGGCTTTGATCTTGCGGTGTTTCAGCACTTTTGCAGGAGATGCCAGTTCCGTATACCCCACAAAAATACCGGAAGGTTGATCCTGCAGAATATTCCAGTCTCCCATATCCAGTTCTGTAGCTGCACGGGAACGGTCTTTCTGCTTTTTCATTTCAGCATCAAAGCCCGGCTCATCTACTTTAAAACCGTTCTCATTGGCTATCAGCATGGTAAGGTCCAGCGGAAAGCCAAAAGTATCATATAGTTCAAAGGCTGTTTTACCATCCACATTTTTGGAAGGAGCGCCGCCCATAAAATCTTCCATTCTGCGGATACCGCTATCCAGTGTACGCAGGAAACTGTTTTCCTCTTCAAACACCACCTTCTTCACAAAATCTTCCTGTTGCAGCAGTTCCGGGAACACTTTTGCAAACTGGCCCGCCAGTACCGGCAGCAGTTCATGCAGCAAAGGTCTCTTCACATCCAGGAAAGAGAAGTAATAACGCACTGCCCTTCTGAGAATGCGGCGGATCACATATCCTGCTCCCGTATTGCTGGGAAGTTGTCCATCAGCGATGGTGAAACAGATGGCACGGATATGATCTGCGATTACGCGGAAAGCGATATCTATCTTCTCCGTGTGTCCATATTCCTTACCGCAGAGTTTTTCTGTTGCATGAATGACAGGCATGAACACATCCGTATCGTAGTTACTTTGTTTTTGCTGTAAAACCCTCACCAGCCGCTCAAAACCCATCCCGGTATCCACATGTTTAGCCGGAAGTGGTTCCAGGCTGCCATCTTTCAGGCGGTTGAATTGCATGAATACATTGTTCCAGATCTCTATCACCTGGGGATGGTCATTATTTACCAGGTCCTTTCCCGGAACCTGTGCCCTTTCTTCGTCCGTTCTGCAATCCACGTGAATTTCAGAGCAAGGGCCGCAGGGACCGGTATCTCCCATTTCCCAGAAGTTATCCTTTTTATTACCCATCAGGATCCGGTCTTCCGCAACATATTTCTTCCAGTGTTCCATGGCTTCTGTGTCAGAGGCCAGGTTTTCTTTTGTATCTCCTTCAAATACAGTCACATACAAACGATCTTTAGGCAGTTTGTATACCTCCGTCAGCAATTCCCAGCTCCAGGCAATGGCTTCCGCCTTAAAATAATCCCCAAAGCTCCAGTTACCCAGCATTTCAAACATGGTATGGTGGTAAGTGTCTATACCTACCTCTTCCAGGTCATTATGTTTACCGCTCACCCGGAGGCATTTTTGTGTATCTACCACCCTTTTATAGGCCGCAGGCTTGTTTCCCAGGAAAATATCCTTGAACTGGTTCATCCCCGCATTCGTGAAAAGCAGGGTGGGGTCGTTTTTAACCACTATTGGGGCTGAAGGCACGATCTGGTGGCCTTTGGAAGCAAAAAAATCCAGGAACTGTTGTCTGATCTCGGCTGCGGTCATAAAATATTACTACGTATTAATATCTAATTTTAACTTTATAATTGCGTCAGTTCTAAATTTGACTTTAATTTGTAATTAATGAAAAATTGGTCTGTTCTTAAAATTGACATTCAAAAGGTTGCCGTTTTAGCCTATTTCGCTTAGGTTTGTGCACCCCGTTTTTAAATTGTGCAATGCAAAGGGACAAAATGAACGCGGTGCAAAAATATCGAAATAATCAAAAACAAGCGATAATCGCAGTTTTCCTTAAAAAAAAGCAGCGATAATAATATTGACCGCGCTACGTTAAACGGTCGCGCACCATATCAACCCAAACAGGTTCATGAAGAAGATCAAATATTTTTATAATACACAAACACTAAAATACGAAAAGCTCGTAGTGTCCCTGCGGGTTAAAATATTACGGGTGCTGGGTTTTATTTCGGCAGCCATCGTTACCGGTATCATCTTCCTCTCTGTCGCTTATCGCTTCCTGGATTCTCCTAAAGAAAAACTCCTGCGCGCGGATATCGAAAGCATGGAGGAAGAATACTCCGCCCTCCAGGCAAGGATGAATGAGCTGAAAGGCCATATGGACGAATTACAGCATCGCGACAATGAAATTTATCGCGTGATCTTTGAAGCCGCTCCCATCCCGGACAGTGTAAGGGCTGGCAAACCGGAAAAAACGGAACAGGAAATGGAGCAGTTGCAGTCCAAAGACAACCACGAAGTTATCAGGGCAACCGCTAAAGTGCTCCAGGAACTGATCAACCGGGTGAAAGTACAGGAGAAATCCTACGTGCAGATAGAAGACCTGATCAAGAACAAACAAAAAATGCTGGCCTCCATTCCTGCCATCCAGCCAGTATCCAATAAAGATCTGGACAGGATAGCTTCCGGTTTCGGTTACCGGATCGATCCTATTTATAAAACCATGAAATTTCATGGCGGCCTCGATTTTGCCGCTCCATCCGGCACACCTATCTATTCTACAGGAGATGGGGTGATCGAAGAAGCCAGCCTGAGTGATGTGGGGTATGGTAACCATGTGGTAGTAAATCACGGTTATGGTTATAAATCACTCTATGGCCATATGGTGAGGATGAAAGTAAAACGTGGGCAGACAGTTAAAAGAGGAGATGTGGTAGGCTGGGTAGGAAGCACGGGAAAATCAACCGGCCCGCACTGCCATTACGAAGTAAGCAAGAACGGAACCAGGGTAGATCCTGTATACTTTTTTTATAACGACCTTACGCCCGAACAGTTTGACCGCATGCTGAAGATAGCCCGCTCCGGCAACCAGTCCTTCGATTAATGGAATGATTATTGGAGGAAATGCCCGTGTGCATAAAATTAGATAGCTGTGCAGGATAGGATGCGTAGGTGATTCCGTAATATTGTATCCATATTCTCTTTCAATTAATTGATATCGGTTATGATGCAGCAACTGGACTTATTTGGAGCCGAGCCGCAACAGCCCGCACCCGGCAAGCCTGCACCTAAAAAGGAGTTGGAAAAAACGAACGTGGCCGATAGCGGAGAAGAACAACCGGCGGAATCCATCGATCACCACCAGCCTTTAAAAGGAAAGAAGCGCGGACGCAAAAGCCTGAAAGAACTGGCCAGTGACCCGCATGTGATCCAGGAACTGGAAAAACTTACACTGGATAAGCAATATTATTCCATCAGCGAAGTGGCAGGCATGTTCAGGGTAAACACTTCCCTGATCAGGTATTGGGAAAATGAATTCGATATTCTGCAACCCAAAAAGAACCGTAAGGGAGACCGCCTTTTCCGGCAGGAGGATATCCAGAACCTGAAGCTCATCTATCATTTACTGCGCGAACGCAAATACACCATCGAAGGAGCTAAACAAAAACTCCGGGAAGATAAACGCTCCGCCTCCCGCAATTTTGAAATGGTGAAATCACTGCAAAAAGTGAGAGCATTTTTAACAGAGTTAAAAGATCAATTATAAAATACAGATTATGCGTTTACACACAGTATTATTAGGATGTGGATTGCTGTTGTCTTCCGTGACTATGGCGCAATCCGTTAATGGCACCAAGCAGTTGACAGGAAAGATAGAAATGAAACAACTGACCAGCGATTCTGCTTTTGCATGGTTCTATACCGGTGTGAACAGGTATGATGCAAATGCCAACATGGTGAACTACATCAAAACAAATAAAGATAAGATCCAACTGGTAGCGCTCGTAAATACTACAGACGATGCCAGCAAAAAATTATTGCCCGCATTCTATAAAGTGATGATCCTGGCCAGCGTTCCCGAAGAAAGTATTCACCTCTACGGAGCGGATAACAGTGGTAATACAGGAAACACGGTGGCAGATGGTTACAAAGTGAAAAGAGTGCCCGTTATCCTCGTTATGCGCGATGGTAAAGAAGAAGGACGTATCTCCGGAAGTCCCAAACAAACAGTTGAGGACGACCTCGCTCAGATCATTATGAAAATGAATAATAAGAAAGATTAGTTCGATATGAACGCAATTAAAAAGCCTCGCTGAAATAATTTCAGCGAGGCTTTTTGTTTAGCAGGGATAAACCCTTCACATAGGGTCAGTGTTCGTTATTCCTTTTACACTCCTATACCCGGGGTATTTTAGTATTACTGAACTGGTGGGGTGTCTGTTTTCATGGCCAGCTTTACCCCATTCTCCTGGAGTATCCTGATCGCAGCAAAATTCACATCTTCCCGCAGGTTCACATAAGCTGCATTCTCCAGGATATTGGTCATGTAAATGATCTGCAATACAAAGGAATCTTTCGTGAAATCAAACAGGCTCACAGAATAACCTGGTTCCACATCCTCATGTTTGGAAAGATATTCCTGTATGCCTCTTACTACTTTGGCGGCACCATCCGAAGGTGTATCTGCAGCCAGTTCCAGTTTCACCGCAACCCTTTGCTGCGTACGCAGTGAAAGATTGTCCAGCACACTGTCCACCATCTTTTTATTCGGCACCGTTACAAAGGTTTTCTCCAATGTACGGATGCGTGTACTGCGGAGACCTATCTTTTCCACCGTTCCCTGGAAGGCATCCACTTTTACGCTGTCGCCCACGCGGAAAGGTTTATCCGAAAATATGATGAAAGAACCAATAAGGTTTTCGATGCTTTCTTTAGCAGCCAATGCCAGTGCAGCCGCACCAATTCCAAGCCCCGCCACCAGCTTCTCCACAATATGCTGCCCGAATAATATATTGATCAATACCATACTCCCGATAATGATCATGATGGCCTTGAAAAAATCCCGGAAGAAAACAATGAACTGGTTATCCGTTCTGTCTTCCGTGAGGTCTGCTTTCTTTTCAAGGATCAATGCCACAAAATCCATCAGGCGGAGTAAGATCCATATCACCGTAACACTGAAAGT
This DNA window, taken from Chitinophaga niabensis, encodes the following:
- a CDS encoding PDZ domain-containing protein, which encodes MRKLLFVFSLGAMTMALPAFSQERPSTKLGEYDEIIIKRKGADKNAKVTIEIKDGEVFADGKKLDEFNDKDIIVRRRVITPRNGNLPPGSPFEEQELSISPNPAVLGVITKKEDAKGATITEVAEGSAAEKAGLKEGDVITGINDKKILEPQELYEAIGALKPSDKITVSYLRNGKEQKATATLEKRQDAPRSLRLGPGGGNQYQFRMPDGRSPFGNTPDGREYPFAEFFKDRNATRLGLSVQDTEESNGAVVLDVADGTAADKAGFKEKDVITELAGKPVKDAKDVVQLYRDSKEAKSITAKVKRNGSTQTLTITIPKKLNTENL
- a CDS encoding aldehyde dehydrogenase, producing MASISDVHAAQRSFFDSGATRSLAFRKSQLKKLKATLKKHETAILEALQADLSKHPLEAFSSEVGLLFDEIDHTLTNLREWMRPQAVSSPLMHYPSASKIYREPKGLTLLIGPWNYPFQLLINPLIGAIAAGNCAILKPSELAPQTEAITQKVIKDAFDPAFVAVITGEGHTVIPEIMQNRFDHIFFTGSIPVGRKILEMAAPHLTPVTLELGGKSPCIVDKGADIKTAAKRIIWGKCWNAGQTCIAPDYILAHESVMAPLIEEMKAAITRFFGEDVSQSKDYPRIINEKRFDQLVTYLQQGTIVAGGQTDRAHKYIAPTILTNVSFDAAVMKDEIFGPILPVLPYNTADEAIKMIAKNPYPLSLYIFSNSRRTEKTFIDKVAFGGGCINNTLVHFTNADLPFGGIGYSGMGRYHGRSSFDEFTHFKGVMKTATWLDVPVKYPPFKNKLKLAKLMMR
- the alaS gene encoding alanine--tRNA ligase, whose product is MTAAEIRQQFLDFFASKGHQIVPSAPIVVKNDPTLLFTNAGMNQFKDIFLGNKPAAYKRVVDTQKCLRVSGKHNDLEEVGIDTYHHTMFEMLGNWSFGDYFKAEAIAWSWELLTEVYKLPKDRLYVTVFEGDTKENLASDTEAMEHWKKYVAEDRILMGNKKDNFWEMGDTGPCGPCSEIHVDCRTDEERAQVPGKDLVNNDHPQVIEIWNNVFMQFNRLKDGSLEPLPAKHVDTGMGFERLVRVLQQKQSNYDTDVFMPVIHATEKLCGKEYGHTEKIDIAFRVIADHIRAICFTIADGQLPSNTGAGYVIRRILRRAVRYYFSFLDVKRPLLHELLPVLAGQFAKVFPELLQQEDFVKKVVFEEENSFLRTLDSGIRRMEDFMGGAPSKNVDGKTAFELYDTFGFPLDLTMLIANENGFKVDEPGFDAEMKKQKDRSRAATELDMGDWNILQDQPSGIFVGYTELASPAKVLKHRKIKAKGKEQYQIVLDRTPFYAESGGQVGDTGTLDFNGELITVTDTKKENDLIVHFVDALPADLTGTVQATVDASKRKNTERHHSATHLLHAALRAVLGTHVAQKGSLVNADYLRFDFSHFAKVTDEELAAIEAIVNEKIRENIPVVIKELPREEALKLGAMALFGEKYGETVRVVTIDPSYSIELCGGTHVGNTGELGLFKFIAESAVAAGVRRVEAVTGAKAEAFVNEQLQQLKEVKAQLKNPKDIVKAIENLANDKTTLEKQLASMEAKQAQQLAATLPQQAVAVNGVQFLGAVVEVGSADMVRQCATNVKDLLTVPYVIVLAANVAGKAQVAVILSEDLVKEKGLNAQKIIKEQVAPLIKGGGGGQATQATAGGQDVSQLQQVIAQVKGIL
- a CDS encoding mechanosensitive ion channel family protein, yielding MEDILNSIIFSNPVRNYLIVLGIVLFVFFIRRVLSKSLASGLFKLIKHWSPTIQQHEFVELLLRPLEYFLLLTAFIMGSNHLIFPPELNITIYNRSNDPYTLHMLLQTLLQITFSVTVIWILLRLMDFVALILEKKADLTEDRTDNQFIVFFRDFFKAIMIIIGSMVLINILFGQHIVEKLVAGLGIGAAALALAAKESIENLIGSFIIFSDKPFRVGDSVKVDAFQGTVEKIGLRSTRIRTLEKTFVTVPNKKMVDSVLDNLSLRTQQRVAVKLELAADTPSDGAAKVVRGIQEYLSKHEDVEPGYSVSLFDFTKDSFVLQIIYMTNILENAAYVNLREDVNFAAIRILQENGVKLAMKTDTPPVQ
- a CDS encoding M23 family metallopeptidase, whose protein sequence is MKKIKYFYNTQTLKYEKLVVSLRVKILRVLGFISAAIVTGIIFLSVAYRFLDSPKEKLLRADIESMEEEYSALQARMNELKGHMDELQHRDNEIYRVIFEAAPIPDSVRAGKPEKTEQEMEQLQSKDNHEVIRATAKVLQELINRVKVQEKSYVQIEDLIKNKQKMLASIPAIQPVSNKDLDRIASGFGYRIDPIYKTMKFHGGLDFAAPSGTPIYSTGDGVIEEASLSDVGYGNHVVVNHGYGYKSLYGHMVRMKVKRGQTVKRGDVVGWVGSTGKSTGPHCHYEVSKNGTRVDPVYFFYNDLTPEQFDRMLKIARSGNQSFD
- a CDS encoding MerR family transcriptional regulator translates to MMQQLDLFGAEPQQPAPGKPAPKKELEKTNVADSGEEQPAESIDHHQPLKGKKRGRKSLKELASDPHVIQELEKLTLDKQYYSISEVAGMFRVNTSLIRYWENEFDILQPKKNRKGDRLFRQEDIQNLKLIYHLLRERKYTIEGAKQKLREDKRSASRNFEMVKSLQKVRAFLTELKDQL
- the gatB gene encoding Asp-tRNA(Asn)/Glu-tRNA(Gln) amidotransferase subunit GatB is translated as MSASIDYNKYEAVIGLEVHAQLLTQSKLFTSDSAAFGGLPNTHISPITLGHPGTLPFLNKKAVELAVRLGFACHCEIERENFFARKNYFYPDLPKGYQISQHTAPICIGGHVPIFTEGNSRNIRLNRIHLEEDAGKSIHDLDPQNTMVDYNRAGVPLVEIVTEPDLHTSDEAYAYLTEMRRLVRWLDVCDGNMEEGSMRCDANISIRLKGDTSLGTKVEVKNMNSIRNVKRAIDNEIKRQIELVEGGERIVQETRSFDASNGSSFPLRSKEEANDYRYFPEPDLAPFRITEAYLDEVRATLPELPEEMLARYTQQLGLPEYDARVICDDKATAVYFEALINATPHHKAAANWILGPVKSWLNEQNAGMEAFPLTPTSLAALIALIADGKVNFSIASSRILPAMITAPDKDPLAIATELNLLQDNDAGNILPVIEEVLAKYPGKVAEFKAGKKGLIGLFVGEVMKLSAGKADPKLTNELLMKRLNS